From Desulfotignum phosphitoxidans DSM 13687:
ACTATCATCAGAAAAATGCCATGGATCGTGAGATGAAAGAAGCGGTTAAAAATAAAAAAGACAAGCAAACTCAAAAAGATCAAGGAGAAAAAAATGACTGATCCTATTTCAAACCGTTATGAATTCGTTTTGTTATTTGATGTAAAAAACGGCAACCCCAATGGAGATCCTGATGGAGGGAATTTACCTCGAATTGATCCGGAAACCGGTCATGGGATTACTACCGATGTGTGTCTAAAACGTAAGGTTCGTAACTATGTTGAACTCGTTAAAGACAATAAAAGTCCATTTGTTATTTATGTCAAAGAGCGGGCAGTATTGGCTGAACGCAGGAAACCGGCTTACGATTCCGTCCAGGATGAGAAATCCAAGGCTGAAAAAATAAGTAAGGCACGGATATGGATGTGCCAGAATTTTTTTGATGTACGCACCTTTGGTGCAGTTATGTCCACTAAAGATAACAATTGTGGCCAAGTTAGGGGACCAGTTCAATTTACTTTTTCTGAGAGCATTGATCCCATAGTTCCTTTGGAAGCAAGCATTACCCGAATGGCTGTAGAGACAAAAAAAGAAGCTGATAGCCAA
This genomic window contains:
- the cas7c gene encoding type I-C CRISPR-associated protein Cas7/Csd2 translates to MTDPISNRYEFVLLFDVKNGNPNGDPDGGNLPRIDPETGHGITTDVCLKRKVRNYVELVKDNKSPFVIYVKERAVLAERRKPAYDSVQDEKSKAEKISKARIWMCQNFFDVRTFGAVMSTKDNNCGQVRGPVQFTFSESIDPIVPLEASITRMAVETKKEADSQGGDNRTMGRKAYVPYGLYRSHGFVSAPLARQTGFTEDDLELLWNALIYMFDHDRSASRGEMATQKLFIFKHNSELGNAPAHKLFDLIKVERKNLSLPARKFSDYQVDIEKEGLPGGVELFDRI